The bacterium genome contains the following window.
GGGCGGGACGGCGCGCGCGTACAGAATTTCGACCTGCGCCCTGCCCTCGCGGATCTGCGCAAGGAGCGCGGCGATTCCGGAAAGGATGTCCACCGGCTCGAATCCGGCTATCGCGCAGGGGATTCCGAAGCGCTCGGCGATGGGCTTGAAAGGTGCGGCACCGGTGATCGTGCTCACGTGGCCGGGGAGGATGAATCCGTGCAGGTTCAGATCGGGATTTTTGCAGAGCGCGGCGAGCGCGGGCGGGACGACTTTGTTGGCCGCGACGATCGTCAGGTTGCGGATGCCAAGGGACTTCGCGCGTTTCAGCGCGTACGCGATGCCGGGCGTCGTCGTTTCGAATCCCACGCTGAAGAACGAGACCTGACGCTTCGGATTGGATTCCGCAATCGCGATCAGCTCCATCGGCGAATATACGAGCCGGATGTCCGCCCCCTCCGCCTTGAGCCGTGCGAAGGACTTTACGGTGCCTGGAACCTTTACCATATCGCCGAAAGTGGCGAACGTGACGTCCGGCCGGGATGCGATCGCGAGCGCCGCGTCGACGTCGCGCACGGACGTGACGCAGACCGGGCAGCCGGGGCCGGACAGCAGCCGCAGGCCGGGGATGGTATCGAGGATGGAGCGCAGCCCGCTGCGGAAGATGCTGACGGTGTGCGTGCCGCACACTTCCATCAGGTTGATCGGCTGTCCGCCGCTGAATTTGCCCGATGCGTCGCCCGATTGAATCGCGGCGGCGAGCAATCGTATCCTTTCGACGAGCGAGCGGGCAACCTCCGGATTCCTGAAACCGGCGAGGAAATCGCCGCTCATTTCGGGCCGCTCCCGTCCCCCGGACTGCCCGAATCAAGCCCGCAATCCGGCGCGCCGAGCATTTCGGGCACGGCTTCAAGATACTCTCGAAGCAAGTTCAGCGATTCCTCGGCCTCCTCCTCCGAGAGCCGCTGAATTACAAAGCCCGTGTGGACCAAGCACCATTCGCCGACGGCTATATCGGGCAGAAGGCCGATGTTTGCGCGCTGGGACAGCCCGGCGATTTCGAGGACCGCCTCGTCGCCGGAGATATCGACCACTTTGCCTGGAACGGCAAGGCACATAAGCGAATTATACGGGAAGGAGCCGCGGCAGGCGTCCGGGTATAGGCGGGTTATCGGA
Protein-coding sequences here:
- the hypD gene encoding hydrogenase formation protein HypD, with the translated sequence MSGDFLAGFRNPEVARSLVERIRLLAAAIQSGDASGKFSGGQPINLMEVCGTHTVSIFRSGLRSILDTIPGLRLLSGPGCPVCVTSVRDVDAALAIASRPDVTFATFGDMVKVPGTVKSFARLKAEGADIRLVYSPMELIAIAESNPKRQVSFFSVGFETTTPGIAYALKRAKSLGIRNLTIVAANKVVPPALAALCKNPDLNLHGFILPGHVSTITGAAPFKPIAERFGIPCAIAGFEPVDILSGIAALLAQIREGRAQVEILYARAVPPAGNMHARAVVSHVFMPCDAEWRGIGVIPRSGLKLNAQYEDYDALRRFEITSGESRDNPLCRCGDVLIGKSLPTECPLFGKGCDPEKPIGACMVSSEGTCSTYYRYAGKGT
- a CDS encoding HypC/HybG/HupF family hydrogenase formation chaperone — protein: MCLAVPGKVVDISGDEAVLEIAGLSQRANIGLLPDIAVGEWCLVHTGFVIQRLSEEEAEESLNLLREYLEAVPEMLGAPDCGLDSGSPGDGSGPK